The Streptomyces aurantiacus genome includes a region encoding these proteins:
- a CDS encoding pyridoxal phosphate-dependent aminotransferase produces the protein MQVIQSTKLANVCYEIRGPVLEEAMRLEAAGHRILKLNTGNPAAFGFECPPEILEDILRNVSSAHGYGDAKGLLAARRAVVMHNQTLGIETDVEHVFIGNGVSELIVMAMQGLLDDGDEVLVPAPDYPLWTAAVSLSGGTAVHYRCDEQSDWMPDLADVERKVTDRTKAIVIINPNNPTGAVYDEAMLRGLTDIARRHNLLVCSDEIYDKILYDEVTHTPTAKVAPDLLTLTFNGMSKAYRVAGYRVGWMSISGPRAHADSYIEGLTVLANMRLCANMPGQHGVVAALSGRQTINDLVLPGGRLREQRDVAHKLLTQIPGVTCVKPKGALYLFPRLDPKVFKIKDDRRMVLDLLRTEKIMVVQGTGFNWPEPDHFRVVTLPTARDLTDAVTRIGNFLDGYGQR, from the coding sequence ATGCAGGTGATCCAGTCGACCAAGCTCGCCAACGTCTGTTACGAGATCCGGGGCCCGGTGCTCGAGGAGGCGATGCGGCTGGAAGCGGCGGGCCACCGGATCCTCAAGCTGAACACCGGGAATCCGGCCGCGTTCGGCTTCGAGTGCCCGCCGGAGATCCTGGAGGACATCCTCCGCAACGTCTCGTCGGCGCACGGCTACGGAGACGCGAAGGGCCTCCTCGCGGCGCGCCGGGCCGTGGTCATGCACAACCAGACCCTCGGCATCGAGACGGACGTCGAGCACGTCTTCATCGGCAACGGCGTGTCCGAGCTGATCGTGATGGCCATGCAGGGCCTGCTGGACGACGGCGACGAGGTGCTCGTACCGGCGCCGGACTACCCGCTGTGGACCGCCGCCGTCTCGCTCTCCGGCGGCACGGCCGTGCACTACCGCTGCGACGAGCAGTCCGACTGGATGCCCGATCTCGCCGACGTGGAGCGGAAGGTCACCGACCGCACCAAGGCGATCGTGATCATCAACCCGAACAACCCGACGGGCGCGGTCTACGACGAGGCGATGCTGCGGGGACTCACCGACATCGCCCGCCGCCACAACCTGCTGGTCTGCTCCGACGAGATCTACGACAAGATCCTCTACGACGAGGTCACGCACACGCCGACCGCCAAGGTCGCCCCGGACCTGCTGACGCTCACCTTCAACGGGATGTCGAAGGCGTACCGCGTGGCGGGGTACCGGGTGGGCTGGATGTCGATCTCGGGGCCCCGGGCGCACGCCGACTCCTACATCGAGGGGCTGACGGTCCTCGCGAACATGCGGCTGTGCGCGAACATGCCCGGCCAGCACGGCGTGGTCGCCGCCCTCAGCGGCCGGCAGACGATCAACGACCTCGTCCTCCCCGGCGGGCGGCTGCGCGAGCAGCGGGACGTGGCGCACAAGCTGCTGACCCAGATCCCGGGCGTGACCTGCGTGAAGCCGAAGGGGGCGCTCTACCTCTTCCCCCGCCTCGACCCGAAGGTCTTCAAGATCAAGGACGACCGGCGGATGGTGCTGGACCTGCTGCGCACCGAGAAGATCATGGTTGTGCAGGGGACGGGGTTCAACTGGCCGGAACCGGACCACTTCCGGGTCGTCACCCTGCCCACGGCCCGGGACCTGACGGACGCGGTGACGCGGATCGGGAACTTCCTGGACGGGTACGGGCAGCGCTGA
- a CDS encoding toxic anion resistance protein has product MSDTEDTFVLTPPEAVGAVPKEKAGGLVPVDESVRTDMARRAAEYVDGIAALDARSPEFAGRIGEIVALGSGEMRGAAAQSNRMLDRTIRSLPANGEDAQSRVSSSLVELRRTVEDLDPRDVPGGKARKLLSRLPGGNRLRDHVAKYASAQGTLNRIVGSLRGGQDELRRDNAALQTERVRLWDSMGKLQEYVVLTEALDAAVERHIAGAEAVDPAQADTLRADVLFPVRQKHQDLLTQLAVCAQGYLAMDVVRRNNEELIKGVDRAATTTVSALRISVMLASALDNQRKVVEQVNALRGTTEDLIRGNAEMLATQSGEIQRIAADPAVGAETLRSAFQQIYRTLDTIDTYKARATESMAATVESLTSELQHASAYLERSRSKGALEGGLT; this is encoded by the coding sequence ATGAGCGACACCGAAGACACCTTTGTCCTGACGCCTCCGGAGGCGGTCGGGGCCGTACCGAAGGAGAAGGCCGGCGGACTCGTGCCGGTCGACGAGTCGGTCCGCACCGACATGGCCCGCAGAGCCGCCGAGTACGTCGACGGGATCGCCGCGCTCGACGCCCGCTCCCCCGAGTTCGCCGGGCGGATCGGGGAGATCGTGGCCCTCGGCTCCGGTGAGATGCGCGGCGCGGCCGCCCAGTCGAACCGCATGCTGGACCGCACGATCCGCAGCCTGCCCGCCAACGGCGAGGACGCCCAGTCACGTGTCTCGTCCTCACTGGTCGAACTGCGGCGCACCGTCGAGGACCTGGACCCGCGCGACGTGCCCGGCGGGAAGGCCCGCAAGCTGCTGTCCCGGCTGCCGGGCGGCAACAGGCTCCGCGACCACGTCGCCAAGTACGCCTCCGCACAGGGCACGTTGAACAGGATCGTGGGCTCACTGCGCGGCGGCCAGGACGAACTGCGCCGCGACAACGCCGCGTTGCAGACCGAGCGTGTCCGCCTGTGGGACTCGATGGGCAAGCTCCAGGAGTACGTCGTCCTGACGGAGGCCCTGGACGCGGCCGTCGAGCGGCACATCGCCGGCGCGGAGGCGGTGGATCCCGCCCAGGCGGACACCCTGCGCGCCGACGTCCTGTTCCCCGTGCGGCAGAAGCACCAGGACCTGCTGACCCAGCTCGCGGTGTGCGCGCAGGGCTACCTGGCGATGGACGTGGTCCGCCGCAACAACGAGGAGCTGATCAAGGGCGTCGACCGCGCCGCCACCACGACGGTCTCCGCGCTGCGCATCTCCGTGATGCTCGCCTCCGCCCTCGACAACCAGCGCAAGGTGGTCGAGCAGGTCAACGCCCTGCGGGGCACGACGGAGGACCTCATCCGCGGCAACGCGGAGATGCTCGCCACGCAGTCCGGCGAGATCCAGCGCATCGCCGCCGACCCGGCCGTCGGCGCGGAGACGCTCCGCTCGGCCTTCCAGCAGATCTACCGGACCCTCGACACCATCGACACGTACAAGGCCCGGGCCACCGAGTCCATGGCCGCGACGGTGGAGTCGCTGACCTCCGAACTCCAGCACGCGAGCGCGTACCTGGAGCGGTCGAGGTCGAAGGGCGCGTTGGAAGGGGGTCTCACATGA
- a CDS encoding RidA family protein yields the protein MTEKTALTPKTHTTPPARFSHGVRKGNILQVAGQVGFLPAVEGQPPTPAGPTLREQTLQTLANVKAILEEGGASWDDAMMIRVYLTDVDHFAEMNAIYNTYFEEQGLTAPPAARTTVYVGLPAGLLVEIDALAVLDN from the coding sequence ATGACCGAGAAGACCGCCCTCACCCCGAAGACCCACACCACCCCGCCCGCGAGGTTCTCGCACGGCGTCAGGAAGGGGAACATCCTCCAGGTCGCGGGCCAGGTCGGCTTCCTGCCCGCGGTCGAGGGACAGCCGCCCACGCCCGCCGGACCGACCCTGCGCGAGCAGACCCTCCAGACGCTGGCCAACGTCAAGGCCATCCTCGAAGAGGGTGGCGCCTCCTGGGACGACGCGATGATGATCCGCGTCTACCTCACGGACGTCGACCACTTCGCCGAGATGAACGCGATCTACAACACGTACTTCGAGGAGCAGGGCCTCACCGCGCCGCCGGCCGCCCGCACCACGGTGTACGTGGGCCTCCCGGCGGGCCTCCTCGTCGAGATCGACGCACTGGCGGTACTGGACAACTGA
- a CDS encoding S1 family peptidase, whose amino-acid sequence MKKPLLAALGALMITGTGLAAPAVAATETSTGTKAPAAVQAVTFAGTVSLSNCSGSVVRLPDSEDNDPALVMSNGHCLESGFPGPGEVVVDQPSSRTFGLLNSAGTRVATLRASKIAYATMTDTDVSLYQLTTTYGQIRSSYGISPLTLNDTHPVAGRAITVVSGYWKRTYACSIDGFAHRLKEGSWTWKDSVRYTSACRTIGGTSGSPVIDNATGNVVAVNNTGNEDGGRCTDNNPCEVDQSGNVTVRAGINYGQQTYQIPACFGLDSKLDLDASGCTLPKP is encoded by the coding sequence ATGAAGAAGCCTCTCCTTGCCGCGCTCGGAGCCCTGATGATCACAGGGACGGGCCTGGCAGCACCGGCGGTCGCCGCCACGGAGACCTCCACCGGCACCAAGGCGCCCGCCGCCGTCCAGGCCGTCACCTTCGCCGGCACCGTCTCGCTCAGCAACTGCTCCGGCTCCGTCGTGCGCCTGCCGGACTCGGAGGACAACGACCCGGCGCTGGTGATGTCGAACGGCCACTGCCTGGAGTCCGGCTTCCCGGGGCCCGGCGAGGTCGTCGTCGACCAGCCCTCCAGCCGCACCTTCGGCCTGCTCAACTCCGCGGGCACGAGAGTCGCCACCCTGCGCGCCAGCAAGATCGCGTACGCGACGATGACCGACACGGACGTCTCGCTCTACCAGCTCACCACCACGTACGGGCAGATCAGGAGCTCGTACGGCATCAGTCCGCTGACGCTCAACGACACGCACCCGGTGGCCGGCCGGGCCATCACCGTCGTCTCCGGCTACTGGAAGCGCACCTACGCCTGCAGCATCGACGGCTTCGCCCACCGCCTCAAGGAGGGCAGCTGGACCTGGAAGGACTCGGTCCGCTACACCTCCGCCTGCCGGACCATCGGCGGCACCTCGGGCTCACCCGTGATCGACAACGCCACCGGCAACGTCGTCGCCGTCAACAACACCGGCAACGAGGACGGCGGGCGCTGCACCGACAACAACCCCTGCGAGGTCGACCAGAGCGGCAACGTCACCGTCCGCGCGGGCATCAACTACGGGCAGCAGACCTACCAGATCCCCGCCTGTTTCGGGCTCGACAGCAAGCTCGACCTCGACGCGAGCGGATGCACCCTGCCCAAGCCGTGA
- a CDS encoding GntP family permease, whose protein sequence is MSPLLAAAPAPETPPHTGGLLLLLDGTAGLLTVAALGIVLLLVLIIKVRLQPFVALLAVSIAVGLSAGLSVTELFGTVQRSTSVSMIESGMGGILGHVAIIIGLGTMLGAILEVSGGAEALSTRLLNLFGEKRAPLAMGLTGLIFGVPVFFDVGIFVLAPIVYAAAKRSGKSILLYCMPLLAGLSMTHAFLPPHPGPVAAAGLFKVDLGWVILMGIVVGIPAVLAAWAYAAWIGKRLFVPVPQDMLEAADEAKAAVAEERAARRAAARSTTATGAGAGVKGPGSGSGPDSAPVALADTPDEDPAEQPVPLSTVFLIIGTPLLLILAATFSSIALDPSTLRSVIEFFGHPFVALTIALLMAYYLLGIRRGWSRKSLETVSTSSLKPVGNILLVVGAGGVFGAVLKGSGIADALADTFNDVGLPVIVLAWLISVVLRVAQGSATVAIVTTAGIVVPLVEGQDLSQAHLALIIMAISAGSIFASHVNDGGFWIVAKYFGISERDTLKSWTVLETVLSVAGFAMAASLSVFI, encoded by the coding sequence ATGTCACCCCTCCTCGCAGCCGCACCGGCCCCCGAGACGCCACCTCACACAGGCGGCCTGCTCCTGCTCCTCGACGGCACCGCGGGACTCCTTACCGTCGCGGCCCTCGGCATCGTTCTGCTGCTCGTCCTGATCATCAAGGTCAGACTCCAGCCCTTCGTGGCGCTGCTGGCCGTCTCCATAGCCGTCGGCCTCTCGGCCGGCCTCTCCGTCACCGAACTCTTCGGCACCGTCCAGCGCTCGACCTCCGTCTCGATGATCGAGTCGGGCATGGGCGGCATCCTCGGCCATGTCGCGATCATCATCGGCCTCGGCACGATGCTCGGCGCGATCCTGGAGGTGTCGGGCGGCGCGGAAGCCCTCTCGACCCGCCTGCTCAACCTCTTCGGTGAGAAGCGCGCCCCGCTCGCCATGGGCCTGACCGGCCTGATCTTCGGCGTCCCGGTCTTCTTCGACGTCGGCATCTTCGTCCTGGCGCCGATCGTGTACGCCGCCGCCAAGCGCTCCGGCAAGTCGATCCTGCTCTACTGCATGCCCCTGCTCGCGGGCCTGTCGATGACCCACGCCTTCCTGCCGCCGCACCCCGGCCCGGTCGCCGCCGCCGGACTGTTCAAGGTCGACCTCGGCTGGGTCATCCTGATGGGCATCGTCGTCGGTATCCCGGCCGTGCTCGCCGCCTGGGCGTACGCCGCCTGGATCGGCAAGCGCCTCTTCGTCCCCGTACCGCAGGACATGCTCGAAGCGGCGGACGAGGCGAAGGCCGCCGTCGCCGAGGAGCGCGCCGCCCGCCGCGCCGCGGCCCGGTCCACGACCGCCACCGGAGCCGGAGCCGGAGTCAAGGGCCCGGGATCCGGCTCGGGACCGGACAGCGCCCCGGTCGCCCTCGCCGACACCCCGGACGAGGACCCCGCGGAGCAGCCGGTTCCCCTGAGCACCGTCTTCCTCATCATCGGTACGCCCCTGCTGCTGATCCTCGCCGCGACCTTCTCCTCGATCGCGCTGGACCCCTCGACCCTGCGCTCGGTCATCGAGTTCTTCGGGCACCCCTTCGTCGCGCTCACGATCGCGCTGCTCATGGCCTACTACCTGCTGGGCATCCGGCGCGGCTGGTCCCGCAAGTCCCTGGAGACGGTGTCCACCTCGTCCCTCAAGCCGGTCGGCAACATCCTGCTGGTCGTCGGTGCGGGCGGCGTCTTCGGCGCAGTGCTGAAGGGGTCGGGCATCGCCGACGCGCTCGCCGACACCTTCAACGACGTCGGGCTGCCGGTCATCGTGCTGGCCTGGCTGATCTCCGTCGTCCTGCGGGTCGCGCAGGGATCGGCGACGGTCGCCATCGTCACCACCGCCGGAATCGTCGTCCCGCTCGTCGAGGGCCAGGACCTCTCCCAGGCACATCTGGCACTGATCATCATGGCGATCTCGGCCGGCTCGATCTTCGCCTCGCACGTCAACGACGGCGGCTTCTGGATCGTCGCCAAGTACTTCGGCATCTCCGAACGCGACACCCTCAAGTCGTGG
- a CDS encoding IclR family transcriptional regulator has product MSQTVDRALSILPLLAEGPADLGQVADRLGVHKSTALRLLRTLHEHGLVYRQSDQRYRLGARLFALAQEAVENLDVREIAHPHLVRLNEQCGHTVHLAVHEDGEVLYIDKVDSRYPVRMYSRIGKPVAITVAAVAKLLLADLPEPERRALADKLDYPMYTSRSTPSAPAFLRELDKVRDQGWATDLGGHEESINCVAAPIRGTDGRAVAAMSVSAPNVVVTADELLTLLPLVRRTADAISGEYSGRTPTKEASS; this is encoded by the coding sequence ATGAGCCAGACCGTCGACCGCGCACTGAGCATCCTGCCGCTCCTCGCGGAGGGCCCCGCAGACCTCGGCCAGGTCGCCGACCGCCTCGGCGTCCACAAGTCCACCGCCCTGCGCCTCCTGCGCACACTCCACGAACACGGCCTGGTCTACCGCCAGTCCGACCAGCGCTACCGCCTGGGCGCCCGCCTCTTCGCACTCGCCCAGGAGGCCGTGGAGAACCTGGACGTCCGCGAGATCGCCCACCCCCACCTCGTACGCCTCAACGAGCAGTGCGGCCACACCGTCCACCTCGCCGTGCACGAGGACGGCGAGGTCCTCTACATCGACAAGGTCGACAGCCGCTACCCGGTGCGCATGTACTCGCGGATCGGCAAGCCCGTCGCCATCACGGTCGCCGCCGTCGCCAAGCTGCTCCTCGCCGACCTGCCCGAGCCCGAACGCCGCGCGCTCGCCGACAAGCTCGACTACCCCATGTACACGTCCCGTTCGACGCCCAGCGCGCCCGCCTTCCTGCGGGAGCTGGACAAGGTGCGTGACCAGGGCTGGGCCACCGACCTCGGGGGCCACGAGGAGTCCATCAACTGCGTCGCCGCCCCCATCCGCGGCACCGACGGACGGGCCGTCGCGGCCATGTCCGTCTCCGCCCCGAACGTCGTCGTCACCGCCGACGAACTCCTCACACTGCTCCCGCTGGTCCGCCGTACGGCCGACGCCATCAGCGGCGAGTACTCCGGCAGGACCCCGACGAAGGAAGCCAGTTCATGA
- a CDS encoding amino acid deaminase has protein sequence MAADPVSATPAERLAALADERVDHRFKGLPPDADGLTVGELAAQRRNLFSGGFTTPVLALSAERLEHNLRLMETYAARHGLVFAPHGKTSMAPQLFQRQIEHGAWGITLAVPHQVRVARAFGVRRVFLANELVDPAALAWVSAELAADPAFRFVCYVDSVRGVGLMDAALRGTARPVDVVVELAAGDGARTGVRTEEECAAVADAVAAVDTLRLVGVAGYEGEVPDADGQRVRAWLRRLTALAADFDKAGRFSSAGTDEIVVSAGGSAWFDAVADVFAELPELSLPVCKLLRSGAYVSHDDGHYREVTPFTRVPEEGTLHPAFRLWAQVVSRPSPEQAFANAGKRDAAYDLDLPEVQVVRADSAYRPADGITVTGLSDQHTWLRTPADSGLEVGDWVGMGLSHPCTSFDKWQLIPVVEQDGTVVDYIRTYF, from the coding sequence ATGGCCGCCGATCCCGTCTCCGCCACCCCCGCGGAGCGTCTCGCCGCGCTCGCGGACGAACGTGTCGACCACCGCTTCAAGGGCCTCCCGCCGGACGCCGACGGGCTGACCGTGGGCGAGCTGGCCGCCCAGCGGCGCAACCTGTTCAGTGGCGGGTTCACCACACCGGTGCTCGCCCTCTCCGCCGAGCGCCTGGAGCACAACCTGCGGCTCATGGAGACGTACGCGGCCCGTCACGGCCTCGTCTTCGCCCCGCACGGCAAGACCTCGATGGCCCCCCAGCTCTTCCAGCGGCAGATCGAGCACGGCGCCTGGGGCATCACGCTCGCCGTGCCCCACCAGGTGCGGGTGGCCCGGGCCTTCGGCGTCCGGCGCGTCTTCCTGGCCAACGAGCTGGTGGACCCGGCCGCCCTCGCCTGGGTCTCCGCGGAGCTCGCCGCCGACCCCGCCTTCCGCTTCGTCTGCTACGTCGACTCCGTGCGCGGCGTCGGGCTGATGGACGCCGCGCTGCGCGGGACGGCCCGCCCGGTGGACGTCGTCGTCGAACTGGCCGCGGGCGACGGCGCCCGGACCGGCGTACGGACGGAGGAGGAGTGCGCGGCGGTCGCGGACGCCGTGGCGGCCGTGGACACCCTGCGGCTGGTGGGCGTCGCGGGGTACGAGGGCGAGGTGCCGGACGCGGACGGGCAGCGGGTGCGCGCGTGGCTGCGCCGGCTGACCGCCCTGGCCGCGGACTTCGACAAGGCGGGCCGCTTCTCCTCGGCCGGGACGGACGAAATCGTGGTGAGCGCGGGCGGCAGCGCCTGGTTCGACGCGGTGGCCGACGTCTTCGCCGAGCTGCCCGAACTGTCGCTGCCCGTCTGCAAGTTGCTGCGCTCGGGGGCGTACGTCTCGCACGACGACGGCCACTACCGCGAGGTGACCCCCTTCACCCGGGTCCCCGAGGAGGGCACCCTGCACCCCGCCTTCCGCCTCTGGGCGCAGGTCGTCTCCCGCCCCTCGCCCGAGCAGGCCTTCGCCAACGCGGGCAAGCGCGACGCGGCGTACGACCTGGACCTGCCGGAGGTCCAGGTGGTCCGGGCGGACTCCGCGTACCGCCCGGCGGACGGCATCACGGTCACCGGGCTCTCCGACCAGCACACCTGGCTCCGGACGCCCGCGGACAGCGGCCTGGAGGTCGGCGACTGGGTGGGCATGGGCCTCTCACACCCCTGCACGTCCTTCGACAAGTGGCAGCTGATCCCGGTGGTGGAGCAGGACGGCACGGTCGTCGACTACATCCGCACCTACTTCTAG
- a CDS encoding N-acyl-D-amino-acid deacylase family protein, producing the protein MMDLVIRDVDVVDGSGGPSYRADVGIERGRITTVVQEAAAAGCLRPVARRVLDAEGLVLAPGFIDMHAHSDLALLRDPDHSAKAAQGVTLEVVGQDGLSYAPVDDRTLAEVRRSITGWNGDGDDIDFTWRSVGEYLDRLDHGFDGEGIAVNAAYLVPQGTVRMLAVGWDDREATPRELDRMRQLVADGLREGAVGMSSGLTYTPGMYAKDAELTELCRVVAQYGGYYCPHHRSYGAGALDAYREMVDLTREAGCPLHLAHATMNFGVNKGRGPDLLALLDEALAGGADISLDTYPYTPGCTTLVAMLPSWAGEGGPEAVLARLRDDGTAERIRHHMEVVGADGCHGVPIEWDTIEISGVSDPALASYVGRTVRQSADARGETPWTTARRLLLDDGLGPTILQHVGHEENVRAIMRHRVHTGGSDGILRGAKPHPRAYGTFPQYLGRYVRELGVLSLEECVAHLTSRPAARLRLPDRGLVREGYRADLVLFDPRTVAAGSTFDAPRTLPTGIPHVLIDGRFVIEDGRRTDVLAGRAVRRSTG; encoded by the coding sequence ATGATGGATCTCGTCATCCGGGACGTGGACGTCGTCGACGGCAGCGGAGGCCCCTCCTACCGCGCCGACGTGGGCATCGAGCGCGGCAGGATCACGACCGTCGTCCAGGAGGCCGCGGCGGCCGGCTGTCTGCGGCCCGTCGCCCGCCGCGTCCTGGACGCCGAGGGCCTCGTCCTGGCGCCGGGCTTCATCGACATGCACGCCCACAGCGACCTCGCCCTGCTGCGGGACCCGGACCACAGCGCCAAGGCCGCGCAGGGCGTCACGCTGGAGGTCGTCGGGCAGGACGGGCTGTCGTACGCGCCGGTGGACGACCGCACGCTCGCGGAGGTCCGCAGGTCGATCACCGGCTGGAACGGCGACGGCGACGACATCGACTTCACCTGGCGCTCGGTCGGCGAGTACCTGGACCGCCTGGACCACGGCTTCGACGGCGAGGGCATCGCCGTGAACGCCGCCTATCTCGTCCCCCAGGGCACGGTGCGCATGCTGGCCGTCGGCTGGGACGACCGCGAGGCGACACCCCGGGAGCTGGACCGGATGCGGCAGCTGGTCGCCGACGGCCTGCGGGAGGGCGCGGTCGGCATGTCGTCGGGGCTCACCTACACACCCGGCATGTACGCCAAGGACGCCGAACTCACCGAACTGTGCAGGGTGGTGGCGCAGTACGGCGGCTACTACTGCCCGCACCACCGCTCGTACGGCGCCGGCGCCCTCGACGCGTACCGGGAGATGGTGGACCTGACACGCGAGGCGGGCTGCCCGCTCCATCTCGCCCACGCCACCATGAACTTCGGCGTGAACAAGGGCCGGGGGCCGGACCTGCTGGCGCTCCTCGACGAGGCGCTCGCCGGCGGGGCGGACATCAGCCTGGACACGTATCCGTACACCCCCGGCTGTACGACACTCGTGGCGATGCTGCCCAGCTGGGCGGGCGAGGGCGGGCCGGAGGCGGTCCTCGCTCGTCTGAGGGACGACGGGACGGCCGAGCGGATCCGCCACCACATGGAGGTCGTCGGCGCGGACGGCTGCCACGGCGTCCCCATCGAATGGGACACCATCGAGATCTCGGGCGTGAGCGACCCGGCGCTCGCGTCGTACGTGGGCCGGACGGTCCGGCAGTCGGCCGACGCGCGCGGCGAGACGCCGTGGACCACCGCCCGCCGCCTGCTCCTCGACGACGGTCTCGGCCCGACGATCCTGCAGCACGTGGGGCACGAGGAGAACGTGCGGGCGATCATGCGGCACCGCGTCCACACCGGCGGCTCCGACGGCATCCTGCGCGGCGCCAAGCCGCACCCGCGCGCCTATGGCACGTTCCCGCAGTATCTCGGCCGGTACGTACGGGAGTTGGGCGTACTGAGCCTGGAGGAGTGCGTCGCCCACCTGACGTCGAGGCCGGCCGCCCGCCTCCGGCTGCCCGACCGCGGTCTGGTCCGCGAGGGCTACCGTGCCGACCTGGTCCTCTTCGACCCGCGGACGGTCGCCGCGGGCTCGACGTTCGACGCTCCCCGTACGCTCCCGACCGGCATCCCGCACGTCCTGATCGACGGCCGTTTCGTCATCGAGGACGGCCGCCGGACGGACGTGCTGGCCGGACGGGCGGTCCGCCGGAGCACCGGCTGA
- a CDS encoding sugar kinase, whose protein sequence is MVTFLPSRPGRLADVPSFERAIGGAESNVACVLAAAGHTAKWVSRVGADGFGDHLVETIASYGVDTSAVRRDPARPTGIYFRTAGDRATDAHEVAYYRTGSAASAMATDTVDQAALRSGRVLHLSGITAALSDGCLRLLRELTARRPGRPLVSFDVNHRPGLWDTPEGPRVLLDLARGADIVFVGDDEARAAWGLCGAAAVREALPEPDVLVVKHGRGGAVVHERVRDRADFGEDVVDVVTFVPALRVDVVAAVGAGDAFAAGFLSATLRGLPVRDRLRHGHLMAAAALTVPGDLAAPPSRDHADRLAALDDEAWGTLRLGPGWTQAADRAQEEVSTP, encoded by the coding sequence ATGGTCACGTTCCTCCCCTCCCGCCCGGGCCGCCTGGCCGACGTGCCGTCGTTCGAGCGGGCGATCGGCGGCGCGGAGTCCAACGTGGCGTGTGTCCTCGCTGCCGCCGGCCACACCGCGAAGTGGGTCAGCCGCGTCGGCGCCGACGGCTTCGGCGACCACCTGGTCGAGACGATCGCGTCGTACGGCGTCGACACCTCCGCCGTACGGCGCGACCCCGCCCGCCCCACCGGCATCTACTTCCGCACGGCGGGCGACCGGGCCACCGACGCCCACGAAGTGGCCTACTACCGCACGGGATCGGCGGCCTCGGCCATGGCGACGGACACCGTCGACCAGGCCGCCCTCCGCTCGGGGCGCGTCCTGCACCTCTCCGGCATCACGGCGGCCCTCTCCGACGGCTGCCTCCGTCTGCTGCGCGAGCTGACCGCGCGCCGCCCCGGACGCCCGCTCGTCTCCTTCGACGTCAACCACCGCCCCGGACTGTGGGACACCCCCGAAGGGCCCCGCGTCCTGCTGGACCTCGCGCGCGGCGCCGACATCGTGTTCGTCGGGGACGACGAGGCACGGGCCGCGTGGGGGCTGTGCGGAGCGGCCGCCGTCCGGGAGGCGCTGCCCGAGCCGGACGTCCTGGTCGTGAAGCACGGCAGAGGCGGAGCGGTCGTCCACGAGCGGGTGCGGGACCGGGCCGACTTCGGCGAGGACGTCGTCGATGTCGTCACCTTCGTGCCCGCACTGCGCGTGGACGTCGTCGCGGCCGTCGGCGCCGGTGACGCCTTCGCCGCCGGATTCCTCTCCGCCACCCTGCGCGGACTCCCCGTCAGGGACCGCCTGCGCCACGGCCACCTCATGGCCGCCGCCGCGCTCACCGTCCCCGGTGACCTCGCCGCACCCCCCTCCCGCGACCACGCCGACCGGCTCGCGGCCCTGGACGACGAGGCGTGGGGGACACTTCGACTCGGCCCCGGCTGGACGCAAGCCGCAGACCGGGCCCAGGAGGAGGTATCCACCCCATGA